The following is a genomic window from Dryobates pubescens isolate bDryPub1 chromosome 5, bDryPub1.pri, whole genome shotgun sequence.
gggattgagtcagtcatcagcaaatttgcagatgacaccaagttgggagcagatgttggtcagttagagggtaaaagggctctgcagagggacctcgactgactggacagatgggcagagtccaacaggatgacattcaacaaatccaagtgccaggtgctgcactttggctgcaacaaccccatgcagagctacaggctggggtcagagtggctggagagcggccaaacagagagggacctggggatgctgattgacagctgcctaaacatgagccagcagtgtgcccaggtggccaagaaggccaatggcatcctggcctgcattaggaatagtgtggccagcaggagcagggaagtcattgtgcctctgtactctgcattggttaggccacaccttgagtactgtgtccagttctgggcccctcagtttaggaaggacatcgaggcacttgaacgtgtccagagaagggcaacaaggctggggagaggccttgagcacagccctgtgaggagaggctgagggagctggggttgtttagcctggagaagaggaggctcagggaagacctcattgctctctacaactacctgaaaggtggttgtagccaggtgggggttggtctcttctcccaggcaaccagcaccagaacaagaggacacagtctcaagctgtgctaggggaagtttaggctggaggtgaggagaaagttcttcacagagagagttgttagcctttggaatgtgctgcccagggaggtggtagagtcaccatccctggaggtgttcaagaggggattggatgtggcacttggagccatggtctagtcatgaggtctgtggtgacaggttggacttgatgatctttgaggtctcttccaaccttagtgatactgtgattaaagAGAAGTCGAGGAGACCTCTGCCTAGCAAACCAGTAGTGAGTGAGAacaaggacagcagcagggaatcAGTTTTTCTACACTAGGCTCCAGAAGATTATTCTCTTACTTTAAAGAGTCTTGGGAAGACATCTGTTGGCTGCCCTCGCACGACAAACAAGCGAGAGTTGAGTTTCCTTAGGCTGTTGTCCAGATCTTCCAGCGACTGGAGCAGGAATCTGCAgagaagaaacagcagcagttaGTGTCAGTCAGTCCAGCTGCAGCTAAAAGACAAACAGGGAGAATTTACATAGAACTCCAGCAACCCTGCATCACCAAATCAAACTGAAAGACAGgacaagaaacagaaaacaagagtTCATAGTCATGCCTGATCTGTCTACCAACTGCTGAGACTGCAACACCAGGCAGCTTCCAGCTATTCATGTGCATGGCTGCTTGTCCACATCCAAGGTTTCCAGGATATTCTTCTTCCTGCAACCTCTCAGATCTGGTAGGATTTCCCTGCCAGCTGTTCTCTCCAGATTACTACTTGGAGGAAAGCATAAACCTTCTAATTCCCTACAGTATATTCTTTCATGGGTTCTGAGGCAGGAGGGATTTAGCATGTGAAGTAGAAAGATGCTACTCCAAGGAAAGTAATGAATTACTACAAGAACCATGCAAGTTTTACAGTTCTGGCTACACACAGGCAATGTGACAGCAAAGGATTGTACACTCCCAGCTCATCAGCAGCACAAGACTGAGCACCCAGTTCTCCCAAGGCAAGAATTATCTGTACTCAGGAGAGCTGCAAACAGAACTGCAATTTATCTTCCACCATGAAGACACAAAGATGAGAGCATGCCAGGACATTTGCTTATTCTCTCTCACCCCAGAGCTGTAAAAAAAGCATGTAAGTGCTTTTTGTGTTTAATGGAGTGTCTTACTAATTACCCACTACGCTATAAAGCGTATCATCTTTGCTTTCCACGCATGCATGTCACCCCATCCACACTGTaaccccacctcctcctctctagcTCTGCAGAAGGCACCAGCCTTAAAACTTTAATCTCTGTGGCAGCACATGGCACTGCCAGCAACCTTACAAGCCTTTGTGAGTGAACTTGCCAGGCTTCGCCTCGCCCTCCCTCctgtgtgcccacagcagcGTGACCTGCGAGACATGAGTATCTGCATCAGTTCCCTTAAGGCCACACACAGACTGTGACAGCTGAGCTGCCAGTGCCCTGCAAAGTGGTGGTAActcctctctccccagctgcactgctcaCAAGCTCTGATAAAGCTCCCTCTGTGCTTTCTGAAGGAGAAAGGGACACCAGGTTTGTGGAAGGAAAGGCCCAACAGTAGAGTACAGAAGACCCAGAACCAGATCTGGGTAATCTAAGCAGACCactctcctgcccccagcccgctTTTCATCCATGAAACAGGAATATCAGCTTTGCAAAGAGtgacaaaaaataaacaaaggtTAGTCCTATGTGGCTCACATATGCTGTGGAATTAACTGATAATGGGATTTTCAGCATGATACACTCCTGAGAGCCAGGGAAAACACAAACTTTTGCTTTTGGAGCACAGAACTCTGAATAAAAGTAACtccatgggggggttgggggggaggaatactagcaaaacaaagccaagatTCCTCATGGGAACTAAGGGAGCTCTGGTAAATAGAAGCAACTTGCTAATACATTTTTGCCTACCAGCCAGCAGAGCTAATCTCTGACATCTGCAGCAGGAACACACCTCCAGGAAAATACTGGTTTTTCAAATTTCACTGGCTCATATATTCCATGACTACCACATAAATAAAACCACCACCTActtccctctctccatcatGTTGGTGGAAACAAACAAGGATTAAATGGATCAGGAATTAATCTTTTGGGGGCACTGCTTTGGTTCTTCCAAATGAGGACAGTTAGCAACAACAGCTGCACGTGAAAGGCatttcagtctgctgctgctgctgcctgtaggAAGTCTGGTCTGTGGAAGGATCACTTCAGGCTAGGAAGatactgagctgcagcagaatcCCCACACGTTTCTGCAATTTGAACAGCGTGGTCATTTCCTCACATTCACAATTTTTAAGCCATCCTCTGAGGGAGGTTCTAGAAATGCTTAGGAATCACCCACGCTATCCCCGAGATGAAGCTGAGGCACGCAGCTGAGGCAATCCTTCACAACTACAGGTCCTTAACACGGAGCCACGTGACATTTCAAAGAGCACTTAAAGGATTTTTAGCTAGTGGCTGTCCTATGCACTCCCCGTGATGGGGTGGTGCGAGGGCAGAGGAAGAGCCGTTCCGCAGGGGAGTCTCACAGAAGGGAATCCCTACCTGGATTGGGTTTCCAAACGTTGAGGCAGCTGAGACGTGACACAATAAGGTTATGTAATGTTAGTAGCTACTGGTACATAAGGTCTCGCTCTCTGTACAGACATGACTCATGTCATGTATTTTTCCCTTTGCAGATAGTGGAAAAAGCCCAAACAGCTTCATCTCCAGCTTCCTAGCAGCAGCCAAGGTGTATCCCTATGGCAATTTGAGGGATGGGAGGTAGGCACATGCCCAGGCGCACTCCGCAGCCAAAGGGCAGCGGGAAGGCGTGGTGCAGTCCCGCGGATCCGAGCGTTCTTGGCGCTGTTCTAAGTGCCGGGGGAAGCTAAACGTCCAGCGGCTGCTGCCCTCGCACGTCCGCCCTGCTTACGAGGAGACAGCCTAATGACATTACATAAAGTTGAAGACACCCTCCCACACGGTCGGGCAGCACCGCTGTGAAGCCCGTGGCGAGGCCGAGTGCGCGGAGCGGACCGGCGCAGCGATACGTGGACCGGGCCGGACCCGCAGCGCGTGCGGCTCCCGCCGCCGCGGCCTGCCCGCGCCGAAGGGCGCTCCGGTTGCTGCGGGAGCCCTCCCCGCTGCCGGGCCCGCCGGCCCTACCCACATCCGGCACCTCCCGACCCCCCAAAGGCCCACCGGCGGCCTGAGGGCCCGGCGCCCCCTCAGCCCAACTCACCGCCAGCGGTTGATGCCCACGGCGGAGGAAGCGGCGAACCAGGGATCCAGGATGTAGATGCAACGGAGGGACGCGGCGTCCCGCAGCGCTTCCTGCAGCGCCGGGTTGTCGTGGAGGCGCAGGCCACGGCGGAACCAATGCACCGAGCGGCAGAGCGCCGGGCCTGGAGCCCCGGGGCCCGCGGCGGCCGCCGCCATCGCCGCCGCCAACTGCAGCCGCGGCCCCCGCGCCCGCCCCACCCCGCCGCGGTGACTGGCGGACGCCACTGCTGCCAATCATCGCCAGTGGGCGACGGTGGGGCGGAGCTCTAGGGGGCCTCTGCCACCCCCTAGCGGCCGCAGCCAGAGCTGGCCGCAGAGGGGCGTGCCCGAGGTCGTGTTCCTCCCGCCCCGCCGTGGCGAGAACACGCTGCTACCCTTGCTTCCACCCTTCACTGGATCCAGACAGCGACCCCGACTTTATTCAGCAGGTTACAAGGCAGTATAGGCAACACTAAAAACCTCTGCCCGCATtagaataaaaccccaaacaattcaAAGGACCCCAAACGGCAGCCTGCACCCAGAGTTACAGAATGagctgggttgaaagggacctttaaagctcacctAAAGCAGTGAGCAAGGATGTCTTCAGCTACATGAGATTGCTCAGAGTCCAGTccaatctgacctggaatggtttcagcgatggggcttctaccacctctccagACAGCCTTGGTCTATGTTTCAATGCCCTCAGCATAAAAAAGTGTTTTCTTCCatctagcctaaatctccccttctagtttaaaaccatcactccttgtcctgtccactcctgtcacaacaggccctgctaaaataATCTCTAAAtctctccccatctttcttaaagGCCCACTTTCAGTACTGAAAGGTCATGTCGCACTGGAGCCtactccaggttgaacaaccccaaccctctcaccttttctcattaacagaagtgttccagccctctgatcatccttgtggctttcCCCTggcctgctccaacaggtccatgtcttcccagtgctgaggactccagagctgcacacactcTAGGTGGGGTTTACCAGAGTGaatggaagcagagcagcagaaccttgacctgctggctgtgctgcttttggtATGGCCCACGACacaattggccttctgggctgtgaccacacattgccagctcatgtccagcttttcatccaccagtaccacCAAATCCTTCTCCAAAGGGCTACTCCAAATAacttcatccttcagccttTATTCACACCAGGCACTGCCCCAACCCAAGAGCAGGAtcttgcatttggccttgttgaaccacATGAGATTCGTGACAAGGTAACTGCAGTCATGAAACCTGAGGCAAGAGCACCCCTCACATTAGACAGGAACACATTCTGAACAGAAATGAAGTGTCCTTCTGTAGGACTGACCAGAAATCACACACCAGGCATGGTACATCATGTTGGATCCATGGGGCAGTCACACCAGCTGCCCAGAACTGCTCTACAAATAACCCTATAAATACAAAGGGCAACATCACAGCTGACTATAGGATGTTGCTGCTGAACCTTGGGatcagaagctgcagcagagtaACCTCAGGTGGCACTTGCATGTGACCAGAgtgtggggggaaggaaggggcagAAGATTCTGCAGAGCTAACTGTTCAGCAGCAAGTTTCAAACAAGGGGATTGATGTAGCTGACCAAAACTAAGATTTGGGGGGACAGGGTGGGGGGCGTTAAGGATTCACTGAGCTGGCCATGGGTGTGTGTCTGTAAAGGAACAAGCCAGAAGGAAAACTGCAAACACCAAAGCAGATAGAACATAGGTATGGGGAAAAGGGCCCCAAAATGAGGCTAATTAGTGACAAACCCATTTTTAAACACAGGGTAAAGAGGACAAGTGTTGCAAACCTCATGAACTGGGATTTCCACCCTTCAGAAGGAAGTGCTTCAGAGTAACTTTTCCCCTCCTACCTGTCACTGACAGAGGCAGTGTCAAAGCTCACTCCCCCTCAATAAAGGTCCTTTGAGAGCAAGCTCTCTTTCATGGCACACAGTGCAGAGGGAATGAGATGTTTCACCTTTGATTCTTAGGATGATTTCCTGAACTAAGAAATCAGGTGGAGAAAAATACAGGAGAAACCTCAGCAGGATCAATCTgactcactggaaagaagatttggaggcactgctgctgcttagaCTTGTACAGAACCTGAAGGGAAGGACTTGCCCTTTCTTTGCCCCCCAACAGGGTAGCAGGAAGAACAGCTGTTGCCAGCCCTTTTACAGCAGAGCAGTTTCCTGGAGCCTGTCCTTGACAGCCTGGCTACCTGCCTCTTCCCTAGGTGGGGAGGGTTCAGCGTTTTGTGACTTCAGACCACATTCATTCAGTTAACCCTAGATCCCTAACTACACaaacctcccctcccagcctttgtTCCCTGCGAGCACACACCCTCAAGAGATGCACACTGCCCAGATTAAGTCAACAGTGacatccatttaaaaaaatgttcacaaaaacccccaaatgccCTCTACAGCACatgtgctccccagctccaatACAGCGCGGGATCCCACGGGTAAAACATGACCCAGCCGGGTCTCTGGCTCTGGTTCCTGACACAGTTCCCCATACACTTTGCAGGTGAATCATTTTCCTGCTCCTTGCTCTTCTCACCAGGAGGAAAGGACCACCAAAGGTTAATCCCCTGGGCACAGAAAGAGAGGTGCAGGAGCCGCCTACACACCAGTTTCATTTCTTTCGCCGCTTTTGATGTTAGGATCCTCTTGCACCTTTCTCATCTCCAGCCCTTTCACCCACGTGTAGGCAAAGGAGCCTCCCAGAACCATCAAGTTACTCGTCCACCACAAGAAGCTCTTTGCCTCCTCAAAGTAGATAACAGCCAGCACTGTTTGGGCACAGGCCTTGGCTGTCCCTGAAACGTTGTGAGTGAGCGGGCTAGTGAACTTTATCTGAAGTCCAGTCACGTACCCAATGGCAAAGCCAAACACCCCCCCCAAGGTCATCATACCCCAAAACCCGAGGTTGCCCAGCTTGTCAAAGTGGTAGAGGGTGTGGAACtcgcccagcagcagcatcagtgGAAAGAACAGGACACAAGCGTTGACGTTGTTGTAGAAAGTGAGGCGCCAGATGCTACCATCCACCACAGGCAGCACCTTCTTGGTGTAGATGGCATTGAGCGAGACACACAGGCTCGCCAAGATCCCGAAGAATATACCTGTCCATGACAGAGTGCCCTCCGCTCCTTCCTGGTCAACACCCAGCCAGAAGCCACCTGCAACCAAAGAAATCGGGCATCACATGAACAACTGCTGAAGGACTCAAAACCTAACAGTCAGCAATTCATCATCTGCCTTAAAACGAGCAACCACAACCACAAGCAGAGACAGGCTTAAGGGCTTCCCCTTCCGATTAAGTGAAC
Proteins encoded in this region:
- the SLC35C1 gene encoding GDP-fucose transporter 1 isoform X2 — encoded protein: MALGGGSGDPLLPAEGGGDQQAPFLLRALRIALVVCLYWFISIAMVFLNKYLLDSPSLRLDAPLFVTFFQCALTAALCLGLSLGAACGSPCPSLPALRLDLKVSRSVLPLSVVFIGMVTSNNLCLKHVGVAFYNVGRSLTTVFNVLLSYVLLKQTTSLYALLACGVIIGGFWLGVDQEGAEGTLSWTGIFFGILASLCVSLNAIYTKKVLPVVDGSIWRLTFYNNVNACVLFFPLMLLLGEFHTLYHFDKLGNLGFWGMMTLGGVFGFAIGYVTGLQIKFTSPLTHNVSGTAKACAQTVLAVIYFEEAKSFLWWTSNLMVLGGSFAYTWVKGLEMRKVQEDPNIKSGERNETGV
- the SLC35C1 gene encoding GDP-fucose transporter 1 isoform X1; protein product: MTRAQLTRTGILRMALGGGSGDPLLPAEGGGDQQAPFLLRALRIALVVCLYWFISIAMVFLNKYLLDSPSLRLDAPLFVTFFQCALTAALCLGLSLGAACGSPCPSLPALRLDLKVSRSVLPLSVVFIGMVTSNNLCLKHVGVAFYNVGRSLTTVFNVLLSYVLLKQTTSLYALLACGVIIGGFWLGVDQEGAEGTLSWTGIFFGILASLCVSLNAIYTKKVLPVVDGSIWRLTFYNNVNACVLFFPLMLLLGEFHTLYHFDKLGNLGFWGMMTLGGVFGFAIGYVTGLQIKFTSPLTHNVSGTAKACAQTVLAVIYFEEAKSFLWWTSNLMVLGGSFAYTWVKGLEMRKVQEDPNIKSGERNETGV